One genomic window of Halanaerobium saccharolyticum subsp. saccharolyticum DSM 6643 includes the following:
- the ilvC gene encoding ketol-acid reductoisomerase, with amino-acid sequence MKIYYDNDADLKYLEDKVVAVIGYGSQGHAQAQNLKDSGVDVVVGLRKESSSWPLAEEDGFEVLTTPEAAAKADVIQILIPDIKQASVFKNDIEPNLEAGNALVFSHGLNIHYDQIVPQKDVDVFMVAPKSPGHLVRRLYEDGKGVPGLLAVYQDFTGKAYELGLAYAKGIGCTHAGVIETTFQEETETDLFGEQAVLCGGTTALVKAGFETLVEAGYQPEIAYFEVLNELKLIVDLMFEGGISTMRDSISDTAQYGDLVSGPRVIDEHVKENMQAVLEDIQTGKFAREWILENQANRPVFNSLTKKDEDSQIEAVGRKLRKMMSWID; translated from the coding sequence ATGAAAATTTATTATGACAATGATGCAGACCTAAAGTACTTAGAAGACAAAGTAGTAGCAGTTATCGGTTATGGTAGTCAGGGACATGCCCAGGCTCAAAACCTTAAAGATAGTGGAGTAGATGTAGTAGTTGGTTTGAGAAAAGAAAGTTCAAGCTGGCCCTTAGCAGAAGAAGATGGTTTTGAAGTCTTAACCACTCCTGAAGCAGCAGCTAAGGCCGACGTTATTCAGATTCTAATTCCTGATATTAAACAGGCTTCAGTCTTTAAAAATGATATAGAACCCAATTTAGAAGCAGGCAATGCACTGGTCTTTTCCCATGGCTTAAATATTCACTATGATCAGATTGTACCGCAGAAAGATGTTGACGTCTTTATGGTAGCTCCTAAGTCACCGGGTCATTTAGTGCGCAGACTATATGAAGACGGTAAAGGTGTTCCTGGCTTACTGGCTGTATATCAAGATTTTACAGGAAAAGCTTATGAGCTAGGTTTAGCTTATGCAAAAGGAATTGGTTGTACTCATGCTGGAGTTATTGAAACAACCTTTCAGGAAGAAACAGAAACAGATCTCTTCGGTGAGCAGGCAGTATTATGTGGTGGAACAACCGCACTTGTTAAAGCCGGTTTTGAAACCCTAGTTGAGGCAGGTTACCAGCCAGAAATTGCTTATTTTGAAGTTTTAAATGAACTTAAATTAATTGTTGATCTGATGTTTGAAGGTGGAATTTCTACCATGCGTGATTCAATTTCTGATACAGCTCAATACGGAGATTTAGTTTCTGGTCCTCGAGTAATTGATGAGCATGTAAAAGAAAATATGCAGGCAGTATTAGAAGATATTCAGACCGGTAAATTTGCTAGAGAGTGGATTTTAGAAAATCAGGCAAATCGACCTGTATTTAATTCCTTAACCAAAAAAGATGAAGATTCTCAGATAGAAGCAGTCGGACGCAAGTTGAGAAAGATGATGTCCTGGATCGACTAG
- the ilvN gene encoding acetolactate synthase small subunit, translating to MTHILSVSVLNKPGVLTRVAGLFSRRNFNIESLNVGKTENPEISRMTIVVKGDQKVLEQVTKQLHKLINVLKITELDKSAIVERDLILIRVKCTRKQRSEIIQIADTFRAQIVDVAPDSLMIEATGTEDKLEALTELLRDFGIAEFVRTGIVALSRGQAQKKS from the coding sequence ATGACACATATTTTATCAGTTTCAGTATTAAACAAACCTGGTGTTTTAACAAGAGTTGCTGGATTATTTAGCAGGCGTAATTTCAATATTGAAAGTTTAAATGTTGGTAAAACCGAAAATCCTGAGATTTCCAGGATGACAATTGTAGTAAAAGGTGATCAAAAAGTATTAGAGCAGGTTACAAAGCAGCTGCATAAATTAATCAATGTCTTAAAAATTACTGAGCTTGATAAAAGTGCAATTGTGGAAAGAGATCTGATTTTAATCAGAGTTAAATGCACCCGCAAACAGCGCTCAGAAATTATTCAAATTGCTGATACATTTAGAGCTCAGATTGTAGACGTAGCACCTGACAGTTTAATGATTGAAGCAACAGGAACTGAAGATAAATTAGAAGCTTTAACAGAATTATTGAGGGATTTCGGTATAGCAGAATTTGTAAGAACAGGAATAGTTGCCTTAAGTAGAGGCCAGGCACAAAAAAAGAGCTAA
- the ilvB gene encoding biosynthetic-type acetolactate synthase large subunit — MPKLNGGEIIVESLKKENVEAIFGYPGGAVINLYDALYNSGLKHYLGRHEQGVVHAADGYARSSGKVGVCIATSGPGGTNMVTGLANAFMDSVPLVAFTGQVSSSMIGKDSFQEADITGISLPITKHNFLVTDVNDLAKTIKEAFFIAKTGRPGPVLIDLAKDVTQKVAEFNYPTKVSLPGYRPQFEGHRLQVNKAARAINNAKRPLLYVGGGAVISGAEKEIRELVDRAKIPITTTLMALGIYPEDQELALEMLGMHGTQYANKATLETDLVIAIGARFDDRVTGRLDEFIAQADIIQIDIDPAEIGKNLDVEIPIVGDVKDVLLEILPFIEAKENGKWQQRIKELKRKYPLKYEDDGSETIKPQYIMEEVDKYTNGESTIVTEVGQHQMWAAQFHKYKKPRQFISSGGLGTMGFGLPAAIGAQVGQPDETIILIAGDGSIQMNIQELGTIQTYNVPVKIIIFNNKYLGMVRQWQEMFFDKRYSETKIPAPDFVKMGEAYGIWSKSVEKKSELDAALKEAMELKGPAILDIHIPEEENVYPMVPAGAGLKDMIGG; from the coding sequence ATGCCAAAATTAAATGGTGGGGAAATAATAGTTGAATCCCTTAAAAAAGAAAATGTTGAGGCAATATTTGGATATCCGGGTGGTGCTGTTATTAACCTTTATGATGCCTTATATAACTCAGGTTTAAAACACTATTTAGGAAGACACGAGCAGGGAGTAGTCCACGCAGCAGATGGTTATGCTCGCAGTAGTGGGAAAGTAGGGGTTTGTATTGCTACTTCTGGACCAGGTGGAACAAATATGGTTACAGGACTGGCAAATGCATTTATGGATTCAGTCCCCCTGGTCGCTTTTACAGGACAGGTTTCAAGTTCAATGATTGGAAAAGACTCTTTTCAGGAGGCAGATATCACAGGAATCTCTTTACCAATTACCAAACACAACTTTTTAGTTACTGATGTTAATGATCTGGCAAAAACAATCAAGGAGGCTTTCTTTATTGCTAAAACAGGCAGACCCGGGCCAGTTTTGATCGACCTGGCAAAAGATGTAACCCAAAAAGTGGCAGAATTTAATTATCCGACTAAAGTTTCTCTGCCGGGCTATAGGCCTCAATTTGAAGGCCACAGACTGCAGGTAAATAAAGCAGCTAGAGCAATAAATAACGCCAAAAGACCGCTGCTCTATGTTGGTGGTGGAGCTGTAATCTCTGGAGCAGAAAAAGAAATTAGAGAGCTGGTCGATCGGGCTAAAATCCCAATAACCACAACTTTGATGGCACTGGGCATTTATCCTGAAGATCAGGAATTAGCACTTGAAATGCTTGGAATGCACGGAACTCAATATGCAAATAAAGCAACACTGGAAACAGATTTAGTTATTGCAATTGGTGCCCGTTTTGATGATCGAGTAACCGGCAGACTTGATGAGTTTATAGCTCAGGCCGATATTATTCAGATTGACATTGATCCAGCAGAAATCGGAAAAAATCTTGATGTAGAAATACCGATAGTTGGAGATGTCAAAGATGTACTGCTTGAGATTCTGCCCTTTATCGAGGCAAAAGAAAATGGAAAGTGGCAGCAGAGAATTAAAGAACTTAAAAGAAAATATCCACTTAAATATGAAGATGATGGTTCTGAGACTATCAAACCTCAGTATATTATGGAAGAAGTTGATAAATATACAAATGGTGAGTCGACTATAGTCACCGAAGTTGGCCAGCATCAGATGTGGGCAGCTCAGTTTCATAAATATAAGAAGCCGCGCCAGTTTATCAGTTCTGGTGGTTTAGGAACAATGGGTTTTGGTCTGCCGGCTGCAATAGGAGCTCAGGTGGGACAGCCTGATGAAACAATTATCTTAATTGCTGGAGATGGTAGTATTCAGATGAATATTCAGGAACTGGGTACAATCCAAACCTATAATGTTCCTGTAAAAATTATCATCTTTAATAATAAATATTTAGGAATGGTCAGACAGTGGCAGGAGATGTTTTTTGACAAAAGATATTCAGAAACTAAAATTCCAGCCCCTGATTTTGTAAAAATGGGAGAAGCTTATGGAATCTGGTCGAAGAGTGTTGAAAAGAAGTCAGAACTTGATGCTGCACTTAAAGAAGCAATGGAGCTTAAGGGACCAGCAATTTTAGACATCCACATTCCAGAAGAAGAAAATGTTTATCCAATGGTACCGGCTGGGGCCGGCTTAAAAGATATGATAGGGGGATAA
- the ilvD gene encoding dihydroxy-acid dehydratase codes for MRSDKIKKGIERAPHRSLLYALGLDDDDLDKPMIGIANSANDIIPGHKHLDRIKDAVEHGITAAGGTALTFSTIGVCDGIAMGHSGMHYSLASREIIADSVEAVVNGHQLDGLVLIPNCDKIVPGMMMAAARLDIPAIVISGGPMEAGSHCGEAIDLHNVFEAVGSVTSGEMEVEELDQIARSACPGVGSCAGMFTANSMNSLAEVLGLALPGNGTIPAVKADRIRLAKAAGKAVMKLIEKDIRPSDILTEKSFANAITVDMSLGCSTNTALHLPAIAHEAGIDLPLDKFNEISDQVPHICSLTPAGKNHMENLNSAGGIHAVINELVKGDLINLDTVTVTGQSLRENLKAIKFVDHEIIRPLDNPYHARGGLSILKGNLAPEGSVVKRAAVAENMMEHRGPARIYNSEEETIAAINQGAINPGDVVVIKNEGPKGGPGMREMLSPTSALAGMGLDDSVALITDGRFSGATRGAAIGHVSPEAAAGGPIAALEEGDIIHIDMNKFILEVELSAEELAARMEKVEPFVPEVTGYLKRYAKLVGSASKGAVLD; via the coding sequence ATGAGAAGTGATAAAATTAAAAAAGGAATCGAAAGAGCTCCCCACAGATCATTACTTTATGCACTGGGACTTGACGATGATGATTTAGATAAACCAATGATTGGTATTGCTAATTCAGCAAATGATATTATACCTGGTCACAAACACTTAGATAGAATTAAAGATGCAGTAGAACATGGTATAACAGCAGCTGGTGGTACAGCGCTAACTTTTTCCACAATTGGTGTCTGTGATGGAATTGCAATGGGCCACAGCGGCATGCATTATTCACTGGCCAGCCGCGAAATTATTGCAGATTCAGTCGAAGCCGTAGTTAATGGACATCAGCTTGATGGACTAGTTTTAATACCAAACTGTGATAAAATTGTTCCTGGAATGATGATGGCAGCAGCCAGATTAGATATTCCAGCAATAGTAATTAGTGGTGGACCGATGGAAGCCGGCAGTCACTGTGGTGAAGCAATTGACTTACACAATGTATTTGAAGCAGTAGGTTCAGTTACTTCTGGTGAGATGGAAGTAGAAGAATTAGATCAAATTGCACGCTCAGCCTGTCCGGGGGTCGGATCCTGTGCCGGGATGTTTACAGCTAATTCGATGAACTCTCTAGCAGAGGTCTTAGGACTTGCACTACCTGGTAATGGAACTATTCCAGCAGTTAAAGCTGATCGAATTAGACTGGCTAAAGCAGCAGGTAAAGCAGTAATGAAGCTGATCGAAAAAGACATTCGTCCTTCTGATATTTTAACAGAAAAGTCATTTGCCAATGCAATAACTGTTGATATGTCACTGGGATGTTCGACTAATACAGCTCTGCATTTACCAGCGATTGCGCATGAGGCAGGTATAGATCTTCCTTTAGATAAATTTAATGAAATTAGTGATCAGGTACCACATATCTGTTCTTTAACACCAGCAGGTAAAAATCATATGGAGAATTTAAACTCAGCTGGCGGTATTCATGCAGTTATTAATGAATTAGTTAAAGGTGATTTAATTAATTTAGATACAGTAACAGTAACCGGTCAGTCACTTAGAGAAAATTTAAAAGCAATTAAATTTGTAGATCACGAGATTATTAGACCACTGGATAATCCCTACCACGCAAGAGGAGGACTCTCTATTTTAAAAGGTAATCTTGCACCTGAGGGCTCAGTTGTAAAAAGAGCAGCAGTAGCAGAAAATATGATGGAGCACCGAGGACCAGCAAGAATTTATAATAGTGAAGAAGAAACAATAGCAGCTATTAATCAGGGAGCCATTAATCCAGGGGATGTAGTAGTCATCAAAAATGAAGGTCCCAAAGGTGGGCCCGGAATGAGAGAAATGCTGTCCCCAACCTCTGCCTTAGCAGGAATGGGACTGGATGATAGTGTAGCCTTAATTACTGATGGACGTTTTTCTGGTGCAACCAGAGGGGCAGCAATCGGCCATGTTTCACCCGAAGCAGCAGCCGGAGGACCAATAGCAGCTTTAGAAGAGGGCGACATAATTCACATTGATATGAATAAATTCATTCTGGAAGTAGAATTATCAGCAGAGGAATTAGCAGCCAGAATGGAAAAAGTAGAGCCTTTTGTGCCTGAGGTAACTGGTTATCTCAAACGTTATGCAAAATTAGTTGGTTCAGCTTCTAAAGGAGCGGTACTCGATTAA
- the ilvE gene encoding branched-chain-amino-acid transaminase translates to MSRNIYLNGEIVPEDQAQISVFDHGYLYGDGIFEGIRAYNGRVFMLDQHIKRLYQSAKTIMLDIPLNKKEMEAAILKTIRANDLQDAYIRVVVSRGVGDLGLDPRKCPEPTIVIIASAIQLYPEELYETGLKLVTVPTRRNGPEMVNPRIKSLNYLNNIMARLEANMQNAPEAIILNSDGYVAECTGDNIFIIEEGKLYTPPKYAGILKGTKREVVLEIAAEMGLEIKEELFTRHDLFNAEECFLSGTAAEVIPVVEVDGRTIADGSVGQRTKDLIAKFREIAGSTGTEIYND, encoded by the coding sequence GTGAGTAGAAATATTTATCTGAATGGAGAAATTGTCCCTGAAGATCAGGCGCAAATTTCAGTTTTTGACCATGGCTATCTTTATGGTGATGGAATTTTTGAGGGAATTAGAGCCTATAACGGGCGGGTATTTATGCTTGATCAGCATATTAAGCGCTTATATCAATCAGCTAAAACAATTATGCTGGATATTCCTTTAAACAAAAAAGAAATGGAAGCAGCAATTTTAAAAACAATTAGAGCCAATGATTTACAGGATGCTTACATAAGAGTAGTTGTCTCCAGAGGAGTTGGAGACTTAGGATTAGATCCCCGTAAGTGTCCAGAGCCTACAATAGTTATTATTGCCAGTGCAATTCAGCTTTATCCAGAAGAATTATATGAGACTGGTTTAAAATTAGTTACAGTACCAACTCGCAGAAACGGACCCGAGATGGTCAACCCCAGAATTAAATCACTTAACTATTTAAATAATATTATGGCCCGACTAGAAGCTAATATGCAGAATGCACCTGAGGCTATTATTTTAAACAGTGATGGCTATGTTGCAGAATGCACAGGGGATAATATCTTTATTATAGAAGAAGGTAAACTTTATACACCACCTAAATATGCAGGTATTTTAAAAGGAACCAAAAGGGAAGTAGTTCTTGAAATAGCAGCAGAAATGGGATTAGAAATTAAAGAAGAGCTATTTACAAGACATGATCTTTTTAATGCTGAAGAATGTTTCTTAAGTGGAACAGCAGCTGAGGTTATACCAGTAGTAGAAGTTGATGGCAGAACAATTGCAGATGGTAGTGTAGGCCAGAGAACCAAAGATCTAATAGCAAAGTTTAGAGAAATAGCAGGTTCAACAGGAACAGAAATTTATAATGATTAA
- a CDS encoding helix-turn-helix transcriptional regulator, with protein MNLEIKWEIILDIIYKTGRIIDLHKYSYYFLKELNQIIPFYAANFFLFDNEKELICDPICFNISDSVLKDYNDYYWQIDDIRNLAFDQHEPIISTQLMDYNSWTNTEYFNDFLAKNRLYYSCGIDIHAEKRLLGTISLFRTCKDRNFGPADLIYLNLLAKHSSNHLKKLFEIDRLKKQRNKKQENIIIHKAENFNLSKREKDVLKLILLGKTNEEIAKNLFISVNTVKKHLSHIFNKTEVHNRTELASLIYKKTSAF; from the coding sequence GTGAATTTAGAAATCAAATGGGAAATTATTTTAGATATTATTTATAAAACAGGTAGAATTATTGATTTACATAAGTATTCCTATTATTTTTTAAAAGAACTTAATCAAATTATCCCATTTTATGCTGCTAATTTTTTTCTTTTTGACAACGAAAAAGAATTAATATGTGATCCTATCTGTTTTAATATTAGTGATAGTGTATTAAAAGACTATAATGATTATTACTGGCAAATAGATGACATTAGAAATTTAGCTTTTGATCAGCATGAACCAATTATTAGCACTCAATTAATGGATTATAATAGTTGGACTAATACTGAATATTTTAATGATTTTCTGGCTAAAAACAGACTATATTATTCCTGTGGAATTGATATCCACGCCGAAAAAAGACTTTTAGGGACTATCAGTCTTTTTAGAACCTGCAAGGATAGAAATTTTGGCCCTGCTGATCTAATCTATTTAAATCTTTTAGCTAAACACAGCAGTAATCATCTTAAAAAATTGTTTGAAATAGATAGATTGAAAAAACAAAGAAATAAAAAGCAAGAAAATATAATTATACATAAAGCAGAAAACTTTAATTTAAGCAAAAGAGAAAAAGATGTTTTGAAACTTATTTTATTAGGTAAGACTAACGAAGAAATTGCAAAAAATTTATTTATTTCAGTTAATACAGTTAAAAAACACCTCAGCCATATTTTTAATAAAACAGAGGTACATAATAGAACTGAATTAGCTTCTCTAATTTATAAGAAAACCTCAGCTTTTTAA
- a CDS encoding prepilin-type N-terminal cleavage/methylation domain-containing protein, with translation MILLKKINDKDGFSLVEIIIIIALGGIILTAVFSSFSSGIRNFYFTEEKSATQREIRFLTSYIAENIRNSTRIELVSDYNEALDSGEAIIGFDGAEFKYRDNSGTDRTVIEFTKTQTVSFELNTENNSPDSLIINIGDVPREIILNNFSSTSANDTDQYIKFKK, from the coding sequence TTGATTTTATTAAAAAAAATAAATGATAAAGATGGATTTTCGCTTGTTGAAATTATAATTATTATTGCCTTAGGGGGAATAATATTAACAGCAGTTTTTAGTAGTTTTAGTTCTGGGATCAGAAATTTCTATTTTACTGAAGAAAAATCTGCTACCCAAAGAGAAATCAGGTTTTTAACAAGTTATATTGCAGAGAATATTAGAAATTCAACCAGGATTGAACTAGTGTCTGATTATAATGAAGCTTTAGACTCAGGAGAAGCAATAATTGGTTTTGATGGGGCAGAATTTAAATATAGAGATAATAGTGGCACTGATAGAACAGTTATTGAGTTTACTAAAACCCAAACAGTCTCATTTGAGCTCAATACTGAAAATAATAGTCCAGATTCTCTTATAATAAATATTGGTGATGTTCCACGAGAAATTATTTTAAATAATTTCTCATCAACATCTGCAAATGATACAGATCAGTATATTAAATTTAAAAAATAA
- a CDS encoding prepilin-type N-terminal cleavage/methylation domain-containing protein encodes MFEKGFTLIEVIISILIIGIIAAAIFPLFYQGVRTVFSFTDKTNAINEARASLINDLRGAGTSTTPITIKFIENDVNNTELASIVLNEYSITKNYSFTGIGEGTLEINYYAYPISP; translated from the coding sequence TTGTTTGAAAAAGGATTTACTTTGATTGAGGTTATTATATCAATACTCATTATTGGGATTATAGCTGCTGCTATTTTTCCTCTGTTTTATCAAGGGGTAAGAACAGTTTTTAGTTTTACGGATAAAACTAATGCAATAAATGAGGCCAGAGCAAGTCTGATTAATGATCTCAGGGGTGCAGGAACATCAACCACACCAATTACTATTAAATTCATAGAAAATGATGTAAACAACACAGAATTAGCTTCAATAGTTCTAAATGAGTATTCAATAACTAAAAATTATTCATTTACAGGTATAGGTGAAGGGACTTTAGAAATTAATTATTATGCTTATCCCATCTCTCCTTAA
- a CDS encoding DUF7305 domain-containing protein, which translates to MLKKPFKSIGENGYFLVTTFVVLAVLLVFGSVILRITLAEYKQAERDKNQIKAYYLARAGADLTAEAMLEKGDLTLGEVDFNIVKNNDKVSNIKVESSTSGFKINSTSEVNSVSEKVILNIDKISIFDLAVYMKIGGKLETFGSIIGDVGTGGTNEDLIIEEADVDGNIAYEVEKTLPDVDEFGFPDEPINYNDAIVFDTNKIYTSSDLNSDGIIAVKNIDIQNETLEFSVENEDIHVYVENEVKLGNDSEIKINSTGTGRLIIHTNYFKSEENAIISPELENSSYDPSKFYIMEKNNAEALSSELPIDKDEIEYKIETSSAFYGYIYAPNLDIQFETQGLSEGAIISNTLKLENGGTEIKYSPIDSPNDNFSIYARGKWE; encoded by the coding sequence ATGTTAAAAAAACCATTTAAATCAATTGGAGAAAACGGATATTTTTTGGTTACAACTTTTGTGGTTTTAGCTGTTCTTTTAGTTTTTGGCTCAGTCATTTTAAGAATAACTTTGGCTGAATATAAACAAGCTGAAAGGGATAAGAACCAGATTAAAGCTTATTATCTAGCTAGAGCGGGAGCAGATTTAACAGCTGAGGCTATGCTAGAAAAAGGTGATCTTACTCTTGGTGAAGTTGATTTTAATATAGTTAAAAATAATGATAAAGTTTCAAATATTAAAGTGGAATCTTCAACGTCTGGTTTCAAAATTAACTCTACATCAGAAGTAAATTCAGTTTCAGAAAAGGTTATTCTTAATATAGATAAAATCAGTATCTTTGATTTGGCTGTATATATGAAAATTGGTGGTAAACTAGAAACATTTGGATCAATTATTGGAGATGTAGGTACTGGAGGTACTAATGAAGATCTCATAATAGAAGAGGCTGATGTTGATGGAAATATTGCTTATGAAGTTGAAAAAACTTTGCCTGATGTTGACGAATTTGGTTTTCCTGATGAACCAATAAATTATAATGATGCTATTGTATTTGATACAAATAAAATTTATACTTCTTCTGACTTGAATTCTGATGGTATTATAGCAGTTAAAAATATTGACATTCAAAATGAAACATTAGAGTTTTCAGTTGAAAATGAAGATATTCATGTTTATGTTGAAAACGAAGTTAAATTAGGTAATGATTCTGAAATAAAGATTAACAGCACTGGTACTGGAAGATTAATTATTCATACTAATTATTTTAAATCAGAAGAAAATGCGATTATTAGTCCGGAACTTGAAAATTCATCTTATGACCCAAGTAAATTTTATATAATGGAAAAAAATAATGCAGAAGCATTATCGAGTGAACTCCCTATAGATAAAGATGAAATAGAATATAAAATAGAAACATCATCCGCATTTTATGGATATATTTATGCTCCAAATTTAGATATTCAATTTGAAACACAGGGATTATCAGAGGGTGCAATAATTTCAAATACATTAAAACTAGAAAATGGAGGTACTGAAATAAAGTATAGCCCAATAGATTCTCCAAATGATAATTTTTCTATTTATGCAAGAGGAAAATGGGAGTAA
- a CDS encoding type II secretion system protein: protein MDIKKEKGFTLVELMLALAIVGIVVAVSTGFLVDLFNIVRPSTKRMNTKQIAEIRLTEISKYARNASKIDEDDDKIILNGKTIVKYENKEILINNSDETLKKRIPNIKGFNIVKLDEVYEIIIEVCRDDECSKFETVNTKIVPRNMTP from the coding sequence ATGGATATAAAAAAAGAAAAGGGATTTACATTAGTAGAACTAATGTTAGCCCTTGCAATTGTAGGAATTGTAGTTGCTGTATCAACAGGTTTTTTAGTTGATTTATTTAATATTGTTCGACCTAGCACTAAAAGAATGAATACAAAACAAATTGCAGAAATTAGACTAACTGAAATTTCTAAATATGCCAGAAATGCTTCTAAAATTGATGAAGATGATGATAAAATTATTTTAAATGGGAAAACTATTGTAAAATATGAAAATAAAGAAATTTTAATTAATAACAGTGATGAAACATTAAAAAAACGTATTCCAAATATAAAAGGTTTTAATATTGTTAAATTGGATGAAGTTTATGAAATAATAATTGAAGTTTGCAGGGATGATGAATGCAGCAAATTTGAAACAGTTAATACAAAGATTGTTCCTAGAAATATGACTCCATAA
- a CDS encoding type IV pilus modification PilV family protein, translating into MELIKQEEGFTLLEIVISLGIILILVIAFSGGIINSFRVESRVNQRLEGIRVTDSIIESLRANKDNWKNEENWEDIDSNLINDIENIINDENQNYSIGLNDDSNKNIIIERDPEDEIPASNLFLFKIKITWDDRTYTTEVLLAGDE; encoded by the coding sequence ATGGAACTAATAAAACAAGAAGAAGGTTTTACTTTATTAGAAATTGTAATTTCTTTAGGAATAATATTGATTCTGGTTATCGCTTTTTCTGGAGGTATTATTAATTCATTCAGAGTTGAATCAAGAGTAAATCAACGACTAGAAGGGATTAGAGTTACAGATTCTATTATTGAAAGTTTAAGAGCTAATAAAGATAATTGGAAAAATGAAGAAAATTGGGAAGATATAGATTCTAATCTTATTAATGATATTGAAAATATTATTAACGATGAAAATCAAAACTATTCTATTGGTCTTAATGATGACTCTAACAAGAATATTATTATTGAACGTGATCCAGAAGATGAAATTCCTGCTTCTAATTTGTTTTTATTTAAAATTAAAATAACATGGGATGATAGAACTTATACTACTGAAGTGCTTTTGGCAGGTGATGAATAA